The nucleotide window GGCGCAATCAGATTTTCCTACCAGTACAATGGAagcgttttctctctaaggatagtaTTTGCGCGCTTCAACCTAGACTAGTTATTTCTtcccctaatttatttttctgtgtttattatatgatatagtgcattgttgattcatgttttgtcaattaaagttattttactactgttattttattatttaattcaaggttttgcattttcttatttattttaattttctaacataTCATTTGTCAAAAAAACTAAATGTGGGACCCATGCTTTgcacgattttttaaaaatcaaaatgagaaaaaattgaataaaagaaaaaaaaataatgttgtacTATCTAACAGTTGACACATGATAAACTGCTGAccaatttgaatatatatattgataatatattaagaCAAGCTAATTATTTTAATGACATAATTATCATATAAACATGGATTAATAAGATTGATAATCATAAGGTAAGACCCATCGACCCCATGGTCCatcaaaaatatgtataaaaggAGTTAAATTCTTGAAGCAAAGaggatcattctttcctttttattatttCCATTACCCCATTTGTTAGAAAACTGAGTCTTAACATGTTTGGGAACGCGTTAGAATCAtgttgaatgaaaaaaatacactttccaatgcaaaaattacaaaacaggGGAAAAGTTGCTTTTGCATTACGTTTAAGAGAACACAGACACAGGCACACTCTTAAGCGTCTCAAAGAATTTTTTGCAAGTCTGCTAAACATATATCAGATAAAGTAGAAGATAGGTTGCTGGCATCCAAACTGCCACTAGgggaaaaaaggagaaaattactCAAGTacccttgtgcattgtgcattgtgcattgtgcaggTATATCTATGTTGTATTAATATGAATTGTTACATACTATCACTAgatttcacaaaaataaaaaataaaaaaatggcaaTGATCACAACTTGGTTTTGCAGAGTACACATGACTTAAGCGCAAATAATTATTGCTTCTTCTCTCGTTCTGTATGGTGGAGGCAATAAATTGTGCATGTTAGCAAAAAGATCACGGCCAGGTGGTGGCTCCGCAACAAGTGAATCCAATACTGAGTCGGGAATTGCTACAAGGGTTTCTTCAAAAAATGATTCGATTGTCTACATGGTTCAAGAATTCAGTTAGCATTTGaatcaattaatataataacTGAACTTGTGAATGGTTAGTTTATAAAACGCAAGACCTTGACCTAAGTACTTCAATAAACAAGGAATGAAAGAACTATTTATCTTATCTCAGTACATGTACGTCCCTAATTTCCACAACAGAATGTAGAATACAACATCACCATATACACACTTCTTTTGGCATCAACCTCGCTCTACACAGTAGTCACTAATTCTACGGATAACCTCTGCCACAGTGCCACTCATTGTGTCGCAATTTATTTCCACAATTTGGTTTTGGGTACAATATATCCTCTCTATCTATAATCTAATAATGTAGGTAATATCAAATAAGGATCCTCTACGAGTCTTTCATTTTCaagcattatttttaattttctggaGAAATGGAGACAACTCCATGAAAGCTATAGGGAAGAAGGGTTCTACTAAtacaagaaagaaggatgttgACATATACATTAGACCACCATATCATGCACCTTACCAATGCCATCCATGAGATAGAAATCGTGGAAAAGAACagtaaatataaaagaatacatatatatatatatatataagctttGCTTGATGATAAAAAAGTTTGTATATCCTATAATCTGCTGATAGCATCTTGAGTCATATTATACAATATAAAAGACATACTCTTCTAagtaataatcaaataattagaTTTCACCATACTAATCTTACCGTGCAATTTTTGAAAGCAGCATCAGCTTTGCGCTTCCAAAGTCCATTCCCAGGTTCCGAATGGAAAAGATGGAGTAAAGGCTACAGCAACATAGCAGACCATTGCTATTTAATAGAAGCAAATTGGAGGGAGAACTTAGAATgccattaataaatatataatttgcttCATGCGATTGAAAGGGAGGAGGTTGGGCCAAAAACCTCCAATCTCCTAAAATTGAATAGGAACCCATTCATAGAGTTCATGCATTGGActgcaagaaattaaaaatgtgtGGGCTATATAAATACTTAAAGTCATACAAAGTGAAAATGCGTCTGTGGTCTGTACCATATAGCAACTTAAAGCTACATCTACATATAAAAGAATATAGCTTTATATTATCAGCTATTCAATACCACATACAGTGCTACACAGGAATTTACATCAAATGgaagaaagaaattataaatcaaCTAACAGCGGGTTATATTTATCCTCACCTTCACAACATCTCGTAAAGTTGACCTATGTCCATATTTTCCCAACACTGAGTCCCCATAGACTAGATATTTTTCAAGGACCTtggttaaatgaaaaataaataattaaaactgaaaatgGTAATCACAGAGTAATGTGAAAGTTTGCTCAAAGAATTGGTACAGATGAATCTATCGGAAGCAAACATTTTGTAAATGAACCTGACGTCGTGTAAGATCACAGCTTGGTTTATCATAAATAGCAGTGTCAACATGTCCCAAAATCTGCCAAGGACTGTTGAGATTATCAACAATAGTTACTCAAGCACCACATATCAATTTATACAAACATTGTTAAGAAGGTTCAATCAAAAagcattattataaatatacaaCTTCTCTGTCCCCTCCTAACACCATAAGCTTTTAGGATATTTTTCAGAAAAGCAGAATCCTGATACATCAAATGAGCAAAAGGGGGAAATTATTGTATTTGAAACTTACTTGTTGTATGCTGCACGTCCAACCATAACACCATGAGCCCCAGCTTCTCGAGCTGCACTAACCTACAAGCAATGTCCACACAAAAATAGGCAAAAGTAGAGCACCAGGAGTCGGGACAATGTGTTGTGATTATGAAGAGAACAGCTTTAGTGCtaaaaaattcctaaaaattCATATGAATATTAGGATTCAATacgagggcgagccctggtgcagcggtaaagttgtgccttggtgacttgttggtcatgggttcgaatccggaaacagcctctttgcatatgcaagggtaaggctgcgtacaatatccctcccccataccttcgcatagcgaagagcctctggacaatggggtacgaagttttttattaGGATTCAATACACAAAGAATTATTTTAATGACAACATCTCACCTCATCAACTCTAGTAATGCCACCATTGATTGTAAATCTTAGGTCAGGAAAGTCACGTAAGAGACCATAGAAGTATTCATATCtgcatttaaaaaatgaaagatatcaCATGCAATTCTATATATAACGTGactacaaaatcaaaatttactaGCACATACTTTAGTGGAGGAATACTCCTATTTTCAGCAGGGCTAATGCCATTGAGAAGTGCCTTCCGTGAGTGAATTATGAAGTGCTTAGTGGGTGACAAAGAAGAAACCTGATATATGAAATCACCTGAAAAACAATAGAAAGTTCAATTTGTAACCCTAAAAACCATGGCACAAGTATGTATGGATGTACCCAATCGTTGAACCACTTTTCAGTGCATTCTAAATGCAAGACACTGTTTGAGATCAGTTATAAAAACTTATAAAGTGTTTCAGATACTAACATATATACATGGTGGGCAGCAATACcatttttgcaatttttaaaaaaagaggagGATAGAACCTATTCATTGAATCCAAACTTTGCATCCTTTCAACTTGAATAGACAAAGAATGCAGACAGAAGAACCTTACACAACTCATTGTAAGAATCATGATCATCCACGCCAATTCGACATTTGACACTGACAGGTACATTTGTGCTGGCAGCAATTGCTGACATGGCCTCAGCAACAAACTTTCCTTGTATACATCAGATTTCCATATCAATTTGCATTgatgaagaaaaattatatttttaatctgcTTGCATATTGTCATATTCAATTAAAGATCAAGGATGGTTTTTAACCTTGGGGTTAAGCATAAGGCTCACACCAAAACACCCATGCCCAGCAACTTTTGGACTAGGGCACCCACAGCtggtataaattaaaaacaacaaaaacaaaaaccaaaaaatctATATCACAGACCAAAAGTAGAACATTAAGACTTTATGGTTTCAAATGATAGGAAATATACGAACTTTAAGTTGATCTCATCGTAGCAATAAACATTAGCAAGCTCAGTTGCTTTAGCCAAATTTTCTATATTACTCCCTCCAATTTGAAGCACAATGGGATGCTGATCTGGAGAATATGCCAAGAATCTGTCCTGAGCAAAAtggacaaaataaaagaataaacagTTTTCCAATACCAATTTATCCAGAAACTATGGTTTTGAGCTATTGTGCACACACATATGCTCACTTAGACAAGATAAACTACTGATTTGCATATGAAAATCAAtcattataatttatgataCGAAATATATTTTACCACAGAAAACACACATAAGGTTGCAAAACTGTAACATGATCTAGTTAAAGCCTTTTCGCTCCATGAtacctagtttttttttcattttctattttgtatTAACAAACACACTTGTATATCTGAATTTACCAGATTGTCCTTTTGATGAACAATTGTTTCGGCTGCAAGCATCTCCGTGTACAGCCAAGCATGTTTTGATATGAGGCGCACTAAAGTCCTGTAGTGATGGTCTGTCCAGTCCATCATTGGAGCAACACTGAAATTCAACCAACCAAAAACAATACCAAACCACTGAAAAAATCAGTATACTTTATAGTACAGGCGGATGAGAAGCGAGAACCAGACatcaaaacgaaaaaaaaaaaacgcaatGCAGAGATACCGGGCACCGACCTAAACCAAGGAGGAAGGTAGTATCTGGCAACCACACCAGGTTTCTCCTGTAATTGTTGTTTCTGGGCATGAGTAGAAAACAGCCTATAGCTGCACGTGTTCCTATGAGATATACCTAATGTGAATCTGCCATTGCTTTTAACGACATTGGAACTTATGGGAGCAAATGAAACGGCCAGGGAATATCCTGCAAGCTTCATCATCTTATCCCTTTTAGCAAACCATGTCCCCCTCTCTCTGCAACTACTACCTATCCAtcaaaagaaaccaaacattcaTGCTATAAAACTGATACACAACAGTAAGTGTTGTGTGCTGCCAATGTATGAGACAAATTATGTGGCATGGTAATATCACGCCTATGATGTGAACCAAACCATCCATAacgaaacaaaaatataaattgatgggtaaaaaatgtaaagttgGGAAAGTAACTTAAAAACATGGGCAAATGATTCCGGTTGGTAAGAAAGAGAAGACTAATTGAGAGGCATTTTATCGAACAGAAGATGTGCAGAGTGAGAAATCCCAAGAGGAAAGTAAACGCACCAGACACCACACAGAAGTTCAAATTCGAACGGTTCGAACAACGAACGCGTGACGGTGCCAAACGAGTCCAACGCAGTGCCACACTGAAGAGGAGAGTAAACGCACCAGGCACCACACagaagttcaattttttttagttatctgGACCAAGCAAAACGTCGTCGTTTTGAGtttcaaaaaataaactttCTAAGCTGGCTCAGATTATGTGTggatttgtttgaattttatataaataattttaaaataatcgtTTTTTAATCTGAGtgttttttaagaagtaaatatgaattatttcttaaaaaataaaaaaaatatttattttaaataaaattaatttacacaaacaaatcaaaaaactataaaactgtttgttttatttaaaaaataaatttaaataaactcatCCTGCTTAAAATAGTGGATCTAGGAAAGACAAAAACTTTCAGTTTGTGATCTTCTCGGTAGTACTATAGTTCCTGTTCTcttacaattattatttttttgttatttttacttatttttaattcaaagaaaataaatcaagaaaaatgatcataaaagataagtattactattttaaaagaaaaaaaagtatttattaaggAAGGATTGATAAAAATTCTCTCATCTTTATAATATTgatttgttgatgatattaacTAACAATATAGGTGGTGTTATGTTTGGGcctaaaaatcttattttaggataaaatataatttattttatcttaatttactttattattattgatttttttaattcaaaaggaCACACTTTTGGCAGCTAAAGCAAGGAAAATGTTGGAGAGGTTacgagattttaaaaaaaatggtagtagTATTTTAGTTTAGGATTtggaatgaaagaaaaaaaaacaagttaaaataattttcaaccaAAACTACATGAAAGTTACCAACTTCTCAAAAGCAAAAGCTTATCTATACGGGTGTTTATACGTGTCTGTCCAAAAACCACTCGCATGTTTGGAAACACGTAGCAGATGTGATAAACCATTAACCATGTGCATCAGATGCAACTTCAGCGTATTTTGGAAGGAAACAGCAATCTCTGCATTCCAAAATTCATTCCAATCTGAAACGTTCGTATAGTGGCTCACAACTCACATCACATTCTGTTGGACGAAAAGCTAGTCTTTGTAGCAGCTTCCCGAAATCAAACCACATATAACTCGGAAACTTGATTTAAAAACAAATCAGAAAACAGTAGTAGCTACTCCGATCATAGCAGAGAATAATAACAGTAAAAGGAAATTACATGTGTGAACAAAAAGTAAAGAGTATTGTTACTCATTAATAATCCTTATTTCTCTATCATTCTCTCTAATAATACAAACAACTTTTACGCCCACCCATCTTTTCAAGAGTGGCATAGCAATATAGCATACATAGCTAAAGCAAAAGAATTTAACTCAGTTTTTGCATCCTTATTTATTATCACTATTATCATTGTTGCTATAAATATTTCTCAGCTCTCATCGGTGCTAAAAAGCTTCATCCTTGACAAAGGGGTCCTCAAATACCCATCAACCTCAAACTTCTTTGGACTCAATTCTCTGTATTTTGCAAACTGCTCCTTAGCTTCTTCATTTCTATCAAGCAAGCTATAAATCATGCCTCTACAAAAATAAGGCCTGAAATCCCTTGGATCCTCTTTCGTGAGCTGATTATAAATCCCTAACGCTTCATCCACGTTCTTCTGCAGAAACGTGATCTGCGCCATGATCAGCTTCACGTCCCTGGCTTCCTTCGCCTTCTTGTCCTCCTCCGCCACGCGCAGCGCCTCCTCCAGGCGCCGCATCGCGGCCTCGCCCTCGCCGCACCGGTCCATCAGCAGTGCGTTCTCGAAGAGCGCCTCGAAGGAGAGCGGGTTCGCGGCGAGGACCTCCTGGTAGTAGCCGCGCGCGGCCTCGACGTCGCCGGTCTCCGCGGCGAGGCGCGCCGCCAGGAACTTCCAGTCGGCGGCGTCGGGCTGCGCTGCGATGAGGCGCTTGAGGATGGAGAACGCTTCGTCGTCTTCTCCGAGCTCGAGCTTCTGCTGGAGGAGGGACTTGAGCGCGGCGAGGGCCTCGGTGTTGTTCTCGAGGAGGTCGGAGAGAGGGGAGAGGGACTCGGTTTCGAGAGGGGGCGGCGGCGGCGGGGAGGCGCGTGCGGCGGCGGCGGGGAATTGGAGCGCGACGGCGGCGAAGACCGCGGCGCCAGCGAGGGTTTTGAGGTTGGGGAAAATGGGGGGTTTGGAGTGGGCCCGGACGGTGAAACGAGATTGCTGTGGGGGTGTGGTTAGGGTTTTGGGGGTGAAGGAGAAGATGGAGGATGATGATGCTGAAGTCAACATCGTggaattagggtttatggtggAGCGGAGAGAACGATGCTATCCTAAGGAAGGAGGAAGAAGGGGGAAACAAATAACACTAAGGGTTGGGTTTGGATTTGTCGTCTTGTACCTTCTCTGGtgtatatttgaattaaagttaaaaataaaaatataaaaaaaagttgtgatttttttacttaaaagtttttttttaatctgaaaATCAAACATTAAACGTCAAGGAACCTTCGTTTTAAGGTTTAAAAGGtgattttaattgtaaattttatgttaaaaaattgtattgtgatacataaatgttttttttaaaatgaagcaATGGAACCTGCTTGAATTGTCACACTCGACGATAGGTGGGAATGGTGTTAGGTGTTTATTGAGAGGATTCCTAGCGAACACATTTCTTGTTAGTGCATCTTACCACTATTTAACTAATTTAagtgaatttaattaataaaattatatttattagtaacttttgttatttttaaattatgtttgataaaatttactaataaaCTAAGAACTTGCAAGTCACTATAAGATAGGAACTGAAAAGGTTAAAAACTTACAAATTAgcttatgtaattattttttatctaattaattaatgatgtgtTTGTAATCTATTTTTAGGAGTGTTGATGGGATAtattgggacaaatttgctaTTGTCTTGATCTGATTAGAAATTTGTTAGATCAATTAGTTGAATTTTATTCCAATCAGATCAAAACCCAAAATATTTGAGAAAAGTCTGAGTTAATTCGATTTATAGAcataatgtattattattaatattatgtattttaaatcgtaaaattaaattagtgtGTATCCCATGCAATACACGGGGTGGGTTTTTTTATGCGAAAGACAGagtaaaaattctaatttgtatgtaataatatataaacaaatttcgccatcaattttttctttttttataaatttcattaCTTTATTGAA belongs to Glycine soja cultivar W05 chromosome 5, ASM419377v2, whole genome shotgun sequence and includes:
- the LOC114412711 gene encoding uncharacterized protein LOC114412711 isoform X1, whose translation is MMKLAGYSLAVSFAPISSNVVKSNGRFTLGISHRNTCSYRLFSTHAQKQQLQEKPGVVARYYLPPWFSVAPMMDWTDHHYRTLVRLISKHAWLYTEMLAAETIVHQKDNLDRFLAYSPDQHPIVLQIGGSNIENLAKATELANVYCYDEINLNCGCPSPKVAGHGCFGVSLMLNPKFVAEAMSAIAASTNVPVSVKCRIGVDDHDSYNELCDFIYQVSSLSPTKHFIIHSRKALLNGISPAENRSIPPLKYEYFYGLLRDFPDLRFTINGGITRVDEVSAAREAGAHGVMVGRAAYNNPWQILGHVDTAIYDKPSCDLTRRQVLEKYLVYGDSVLGKYGHRSTLRDVVKPLLHLFHSEPGNGLWKRKADAAFKNCTTIESFFEETLVAIPDSVLDSLVAEPPPGRDLFANMHNLLPPPYRTREEAIIICA
- the LOC114412711 gene encoding uncharacterized protein LOC114412711 isoform X2; its protein translation is MMKLAGYSLAVSFAPISSNVVKSNGRFTLGISHRNTCSYRLFSTHAQKQQLQEKPGVVARYYLPPWFSVAPMMDWTDHHYRTLVRLISKHAWLYTEMLAAETIVHQKDNLDRFLAYSPDQHPIVLQIGGSNIENLAKATELANVYCYDEINLNCGCPSPKVAGHGCFGVSLMLNPKFVAEAMSAIAASTNVPVSVKCRIGVDDHDSYNELCDFIYQVSSLSPTKHFIIHSRKALLNGISPAENRSIPPLKYEYFYGLLRDFPDLRFTINGGITRVDEVSAAREAGAHGVMVGRAAYNNPWQILGHVDTAIYDKPSCDLTRRQVLEKYLVYGDSVLGKYGHRSTLRDVVKSNA
- the LOC114412712 gene encoding protein SLOW GREEN 1, chloroplastic-like; its protein translation is MLTSASSSSIFSFTPKTLTTPPQQSRFTVRAHSKPPIFPNLKTLAGAAVFAAVALQFPAAAARASPPPPPPLETESLSPLSDLLENNTEALAALKSLLQQKLELGEDDEAFSILKRLIAAQPDAADWKFLAARLAAETGDVEAARGYYQEVLAANPLSFEALFENALLMDRCGEGEAAMRRLEEALRVAEEDKKAKEARDVKLIMAQITFLQKNVDEALGIYNQLTKEDPRDFRPYFCRGMIYSLLDRNEEAKEQFAKYRELSPKKFEVDGYLRTPLSRMKLFSTDES